A part of Propioniciclava coleopterorum genomic DNA contains:
- a CDS encoding HAD hydrolase-like protein produces the protein MRVALFDFDGTLVDSGPTVIGAAKEALTRLGFPVPDDQALKGFVGPPLLTGITQVLGVPVDRAVEFRDTYRGIYVETMTQAPLYPGIEDLLRHLTEDGWTLAVATSKREDLAARIAEAKGIAGYFAAIAGADITEENAGKGWVIGRALGLLKDQGVDAEGAIMVGDRLHDVKGATDQGLRSVFVTWGYGPLAEGRDAAAIAHNPTQLGGFLAELAA, from the coding sequence ATGCGCGTGGCACTCTTCGACTTCGACGGCACCCTCGTGGACAGCGGCCCGACCGTGATCGGCGCGGCCAAGGAGGCCCTGACACGGCTCGGCTTCCCCGTCCCGGACGACCAGGCCCTCAAGGGGTTCGTCGGTCCCCCGCTGCTCACCGGGATCACCCAGGTGCTCGGGGTCCCGGTGGACCGTGCCGTGGAGTTCCGCGACACCTACCGCGGCATCTACGTCGAGACCATGACCCAGGCGCCGCTGTACCCCGGCATCGAGGACCTGCTGAGGCACCTCACCGAGGACGGCTGGACGCTCGCCGTGGCCACCTCCAAGCGCGAGGACCTCGCGGCCCGCATCGCCGAGGCCAAGGGCATCGCCGGCTACTTCGCGGCGATCGCCGGCGCCGACATCACCGAGGAGAACGCCGGCAAGGGCTGGGTGATCGGGCGGGCGCTCGGCCTGCTCAAGGACCAGGGAGTGGACGCCGAGGGCGCGATCATGGTCGGCGACCGCCTGCACGACGTGAAGGGCGCCACTGACCAGGGGCTGCGCAGCGTCTTCGTGACCTGGGGGTACGGCCCTCTCGCCGAGGGGCGGGACGCCGCGGCGATCGCCCACAACCCCACCCAGCTGGGCGGCTTCCTCGCCGAACTCGCCGCCTGA
- a CDS encoding DUF3566 domain-containing protein: MTDTQQRTTSGLTLAPAKQASASEPDGRVRPSTRTRRARLRISRVDPWSVMKTSFLFSIALGIMMSVAVYIVWTLMGASGMFEAINQALTMLLSSDQDQTSVRLEDFVNTNKVMGFTALFAVINVVILTALGTIFAFLYNLSANILGGLELTLAED; this comes from the coding sequence GTGACTGACACCCAGCAGCGCACCACGTCGGGCTTGACCCTGGCGCCCGCCAAGCAGGCGTCGGCGTCCGAGCCGGATGGTCGCGTGCGCCCCAGCACCCGGACGCGGCGGGCCCGCCTGCGCATCTCGCGCGTGGACCCGTGGTCGGTGATGAAGACCTCGTTCCTGTTCTCGATCGCGCTGGGGATCATGATGTCCGTCGCGGTGTACATCGTGTGGACCCTGATGGGCGCCTCGGGCATGTTCGAGGCGATCAACCAGGCGCTCACGATGCTGTTGTCCTCTGACCAGGACCAGACCAGCGTCCGGTTGGAGGACTTCGTCAACACCAACAAGGTGATGGGGTTCACCGCGCTGTTCGCCGTGATCAACGTGGTGATCCTGACCGCGCTGGGCACGATCTTCGCGTTCCTCTACAACCTCTCCGCCAACATCCTCGGCGGCCTGGAGCTCACGCTCGCCGAGGACTGA
- the gyrB gene encoding DNA topoisomerase (ATP-hydrolyzing) subunit B codes for MTAENSTAHRTAGSATTAVEEGRYDASAITVLEGLEAVRKRPGMYIGSTGERGLHHLVYEIVDNSVDEALAGYADTITVTLLPDDGVRVTDNGRGFPVDLHPKEKIPAVTLALTVLHAGGKFGTGGYKVSGGLHGVGASVVNALSDHLIVDVNRDGYHWHQAFSLGVPDADLQRLDPLTDEDEIGTTVTFYASPDIFETTHYNWQTLANRFREMAFLNKGLSITLIDERPAGSPSTEDAESGLDEFVDDTADHPAEITFRYDDGLIDYVKYLTGNKEVIHPTVIAIDAESKADELSLEVAMQWNSSFTEGVHTFANTINTHEGGTHEEGFRAALTNTVNRWGETWGMIKKKEDRPSGDDIREGLTAIISVKLGNPQFEGQTKTKLGNTEAKSFVQKVVNDLLGDWFEKNPAEGKDIIRKSQAAATARLAARKARDMARNRKGLLGSTSLPGKLADCSSRNPVECEVFIVEGDSAGGSAKGGRDPRTQAILPIRGKILNVEKARLDRILANKEVEAIFNALGTGFSDEFDIERLRYYKIVLMADADVDGAHIRTLLLTLLFRFLRPLISAGHVYLAQPPLFRLRWTNAPHQLAYSDEQRDELRDVGLAEGKKLPQVNPIQRYKGLGEMDAEDLWNTTMDPAQRTLAQVTLEDAAAASDMFSILMGEDVEQRRSFIQRNAKDVRFLDI; via the coding sequence TTGACGGCAGAGAACAGCACCGCGCACCGGACGGCCGGTTCGGCCACGACCGCGGTCGAAGAGGGCAGGTACGACGCCTCGGCCATCACCGTCCTGGAGGGCCTGGAGGCCGTCCGTAAGCGGCCCGGCATGTACATCGGATCCACCGGCGAACGCGGCCTGCACCACCTGGTGTATGAGATCGTCGACAACTCCGTCGACGAGGCGCTGGCGGGCTACGCCGACACCATCACGGTCACGCTCCTGCCCGACGACGGCGTCCGCGTCACCGACAACGGCCGCGGCTTCCCCGTCGACCTGCATCCCAAGGAGAAGATCCCGGCGGTCACGCTGGCGCTGACGGTGCTGCACGCCGGCGGCAAGTTCGGCACGGGCGGCTACAAGGTCTCCGGCGGCCTGCACGGCGTGGGCGCGTCCGTGGTCAACGCGCTGTCCGATCACCTCATCGTCGACGTCAACCGCGACGGCTACCACTGGCACCAGGCGTTCTCCCTCGGCGTCCCGGACGCCGACCTGCAGCGCCTCGACCCGCTCACCGACGAGGACGAGATCGGGACGACCGTGACGTTCTACGCCTCGCCCGACATCTTCGAGACCACGCACTACAACTGGCAGACGCTGGCCAACCGGTTCCGCGAGATGGCGTTCCTGAACAAGGGCCTGTCCATCACGCTCATCGACGAGCGTCCGGCCGGCTCCCCGAGCACCGAGGACGCCGAGAGCGGCCTGGACGAGTTCGTCGACGACACCGCCGACCACCCCGCTGAGATCACGTTCCGCTACGACGACGGCCTCATCGACTACGTGAAGTACCTCACGGGCAACAAGGAGGTCATCCACCCGACGGTCATCGCGATCGACGCCGAGTCGAAGGCCGACGAGCTGTCGCTCGAGGTCGCGATGCAGTGGAACAGCTCCTTCACCGAGGGCGTCCACACCTTCGCCAACACGATCAACACCCACGAGGGCGGCACCCACGAGGAGGGCTTCCGCGCCGCGCTGACCAACACCGTGAACCGGTGGGGCGAGACGTGGGGGATGATCAAGAAGAAGGAGGATCGTCCCTCCGGCGACGACATCCGCGAGGGGCTCACGGCGATCATCTCGGTCAAGCTGGGCAACCCGCAGTTCGAGGGCCAGACCAAGACCAAGCTGGGCAACACCGAGGCCAAGAGCTTCGTGCAGAAGGTCGTCAACGACCTGCTGGGCGACTGGTTCGAGAAGAACCCCGCCGAGGGCAAGGACATCATCCGCAAGTCCCAGGCCGCCGCGACCGCCCGGCTGGCCGCGCGCAAGGCCCGCGACATGGCCCGCAACCGCAAGGGGCTGCTCGGCTCGACGTCGCTGCCGGGCAAGCTGGCCGACTGCAGCTCCCGCAACCCCGTCGAGTGCGAGGTGTTCATCGTCGAGGGTGACTCCGCCGGAGGCTCGGCCAAGGGCGGACGCGACCCGCGCACGCAGGCGATCCTGCCGATCCGCGGCAAGATCCTGAACGTCGAGAAGGCGCGCCTGGACCGCATCCTGGCCAACAAGGAGGTCGAGGCGATCTTCAACGCGCTCGGCACCGGGTTCTCCGACGAGTTCGACATCGAGCGCCTGCGCTACTACAAGATCGTCCTGATGGCGGACGCCGACGTCGACGGCGCGCACATCCGGACGCTGCTGCTGACGCTGCTGTTCCGGTTCCTGCGTCCGCTGATCTCGGCCGGTCACGTCTACCTGGCTCAGCCGCCGCTGTTCCGGCTGCGCTGGACGAACGCGCCGCACCAGCTCGCCTACTCCGACGAGCAGCGCGACGAACTGCGCGACGTCGGCCTCGCCGAGGGCAAGAAGCTGCCGCAGGTCAACCCGATCCAGCGCTACAAGGGCCTGGGCGAGATGGACGCCGAGGACCTGTGGAACACCACCATGGATCCCGCGCAGCGCACGCTCGCGCAGGTGACCCTCGAGGACGCCGCGGCGGCGTCCGACATGTTCAGCATCCTGATGGGCGAAGACGTCGAGCAGCGCCGGAGCTTCATCCAGCGCAACGCCAAGGACGTCCGGTTCCTCGACATCTGA
- a CDS encoding VOC family protein has product MSTSTLPEATRMGGVALDVADLDAMTAFYRDVLLLDQIAERGDQVDLGRGSDVLVTLRHRPDLPRGERRTAGLFHTAILHDSPGALATTLASFALARPELFTGSGDHLVSEAFYLDDPEGNGVELYHDRPRDQWTWVDGRVRMDTLYIDPNGFLRDHLTPQARDFVETDPGARAALPAGTTVGHVHLKVGDTAQALDFYVDTLGFDVTAELPGALFVSAGGYHHHMAMNTWQSEGVGLRTPGMGLGRVDVVLPTDADVADLTARARARGVQVRTDASSAVELDDPWGNLVRLSA; this is encoded by the coding sequence ATGAGCACGAGCACCCTGCCCGAGGCGACCCGCATGGGCGGCGTCGCCCTCGACGTGGCCGACCTGGACGCCATGACCGCCTTCTACCGCGACGTCCTGCTGCTGGACCAGATCGCCGAGCGCGGCGACCAGGTCGACCTGGGCCGCGGCTCCGACGTGCTGGTCACGCTGCGGCACCGCCCCGACCTGCCCCGCGGCGAGCGCCGGACGGCCGGGCTGTTCCACACCGCGATCCTGCACGACTCCCCCGGCGCGCTCGCGACCACGCTGGCGTCCTTCGCGCTGGCCCGCCCCGAGCTGTTCACCGGCTCGGGCGACCACCTCGTCTCCGAGGCCTTCTACCTCGACGACCCCGAGGGCAACGGCGTCGAGCTCTACCACGACCGGCCGCGCGACCAGTGGACGTGGGTCGACGGCCGCGTCCGGATGGACACCCTCTACATCGACCCGAACGGCTTCCTGCGCGACCACCTCACCCCGCAGGCCCGCGACTTCGTGGAGACCGACCCCGGCGCCCGCGCGGCGCTGCCCGCCGGCACCACGGTCGGCCACGTGCACCTCAAGGTGGGCGACACCGCCCAGGCGTTGGACTTCTACGTCGACACGCTCGGCTTCGACGTGACCGCCGAGCTACCGGGCGCCCTGTTCGTGTCCGCGGGCGGCTACCACCACCACATGGCGATGAACACCTGGCAGTCCGAGGGCGTCGGGCTCCGGACGCCGGGAATGGGCCTGGGACGCGTCGACGTCGTGCTGCCCACGGACGCCGACGTCGCCGACCTGACGGCCCGGGCACGCGCCCGCGGCGTCCAGGTGCGGACCGACGCCTCGTCCGCGGTCGAGCTCGACGATCCGTGGGGCAACCTGGTGCGGCTCAGCGCCTGA
- the gyrA gene encoding DNA gyrase subunit A, which yields MTGRVEEIDLNEEIQKSYLDYAMSVIVGRALPDVRDGLKPVHRRVIYTMYDGGYRPDRGWNKCSRVVGDVMGKYHPHGDTAIYDTLVRLAQPWVMRHKLVDGQGNFGSPGNDGAAAMRYTECKMNPLAMEMVRDIDQNTVDFQPNYDNKDTEPVVLPARFPNLLVNGSTGIAVGMATNIPPHNLREVNDAVQWMLDNPEASKEEILEACMARIKGPDFPNGALIAGRKGIEDAYRTGRGLVTMRAVIEVEEDAKGRTSLVITQLPHMCNPDNLATKIAELVNSGRLTGIADIRDDSSARTGQRLVIVLKRDAQPRVVMNNLYKHTPLQDTFGCNMLALVDEVPRTLRLDQFLGYWLRHQMQVIERRTQFRLDDLEKKAHLDRGLVKALNMLDEVIALIRASRTVDLARDGLKELLDVDDEQAMYILNVQLRRLAAMEIQAIIDRLAAMELQIADLKDILAKPERRRAIIGEEMQEITDRFGEERRTQIVAADGDMADEDFIPDEDMVVTITYGGYVKRTRSDQYRLQKRGGKGVRGASLRSDDEVQHLFTTTSHHWLLFFTNFGRVYRAKVWQLPESSRDAKGGHVAGLMSFLPEEKIAGVLTIRSYADKPYLLLATKKGLVKKTDLSAYDSSRQAGLIAINFRDEDDELIGAGVASASDDLLLISKKGQAIRFPASDEQLRPMGRATSGVTGMKFRAGDELLSMSVIDADMPEDDRFVFTVTDGGFAKRTAVSEYRMQGRGGLGIKAMKLNEDRGSLVGGLVVSETDEVIAIKQSGQVIRSSVQDVPSKGRDTMGVKFVGLSNGDSVTVIALYPETAVLAEAAAEGEVVEGSVVGDVVGDVVEGEVVEASDSSEGVTPIDAEAATVDPVVSEGDDEEDSGD from the coding sequence ATGACCGGGCGCGTCGAGGAGATCGACCTCAACGAGGAGATCCAGAAGTCCTACCTGGACTACGCGATGAGCGTCATCGTCGGCCGGGCGCTGCCCGACGTCCGCGACGGCCTCAAGCCGGTGCACCGCCGCGTCATCTACACGATGTACGACGGCGGCTACCGCCCCGACCGCGGCTGGAACAAGTGCTCGCGCGTCGTCGGCGACGTCATGGGTAAGTACCACCCGCACGGCGACACCGCGATCTACGACACCCTGGTGCGCCTGGCGCAGCCGTGGGTGATGCGGCACAAGCTCGTCGACGGCCAGGGCAACTTCGGCTCGCCCGGCAACGACGGCGCCGCCGCCATGCGGTACACCGAGTGCAAGATGAACCCGCTGGCCATGGAGATGGTCCGCGACATCGACCAGAACACCGTCGACTTCCAGCCGAACTACGACAACAAGGACACCGAGCCGGTCGTCCTGCCGGCGCGGTTCCCGAACCTGCTCGTCAACGGCTCCACCGGCATCGCGGTCGGCATGGCGACGAACATCCCGCCGCACAACCTGCGCGAGGTCAACGACGCCGTGCAGTGGATGCTGGACAACCCCGAGGCGTCCAAGGAGGAGATCCTCGAGGCGTGCATGGCGCGCATCAAGGGTCCGGACTTCCCCAACGGCGCGCTGATCGCCGGCCGCAAGGGCATCGAGGACGCCTACCGCACCGGCCGCGGCCTGGTGACGATGCGCGCGGTGATCGAGGTCGAGGAGGACGCCAAGGGGCGCACCTCGCTGGTGATCACGCAGCTGCCGCACATGTGCAACCCGGACAACCTGGCGACCAAGATCGCCGAGCTGGTGAACTCGGGGCGCCTGACCGGCATCGCCGACATCCGCGACGACAGCTCGGCGCGCACCGGGCAGCGCTTGGTGATCGTGCTCAAGCGCGACGCCCAGCCGCGCGTCGTGATGAACAACCTGTACAAGCACACGCCGCTGCAGGACACGTTCGGCTGCAACATGCTGGCCCTGGTCGACGAGGTGCCGCGCACGCTGCGCCTGGACCAGTTCCTGGGCTACTGGCTGCGCCACCAGATGCAGGTCATCGAGCGCCGGACGCAGTTCCGCCTCGACGACCTGGAGAAGAAGGCGCACCTGGACCGTGGGCTGGTCAAGGCGCTCAACATGCTCGACGAGGTCATCGCGCTGATCCGCGCGTCCCGCACCGTCGACCTGGCGCGCGACGGGCTGAAGGAGCTGCTCGACGTCGATGACGAGCAGGCGATGTACATCCTCAACGTGCAGCTGCGCCGTCTCGCGGCGATGGAGATCCAGGCGATCATCGACCGCCTGGCCGCCATGGAGCTGCAGATCGCCGACCTGAAGGACATCCTGGCCAAGCCCGAGCGGCGCCGCGCCATCATCGGCGAGGAGATGCAGGAGATCACCGACCGGTTCGGCGAGGAGCGGCGCACCCAGATCGTCGCCGCCGACGGCGACATGGCCGACGAGGACTTCATCCCCGACGAGGACATGGTCGTCACCATCACCTACGGCGGCTACGTCAAGCGGACCCGCTCGGACCAGTACCGGCTCCAGAAGCGCGGCGGCAAGGGCGTGCGCGGGGCGTCCCTGCGCAGTGACGACGAGGTGCAGCACCTGTTCACCACCACCAGCCACCACTGGCTGCTGTTCTTCACCAACTTCGGCCGGGTGTACCGGGCCAAGGTCTGGCAGCTGCCCGAGTCGTCGCGGGACGCCAAGGGCGGCCACGTCGCCGGCCTGATGAGCTTCCTGCCCGAGGAGAAGATCGCCGGCGTCCTGACCATCCGGTCCTACGCCGACAAGCCGTACCTGCTGCTCGCGACGAAGAAGGGCCTGGTCAAGAAGACCGACCTGAGCGCCTACGACAGCTCGCGGCAGGCCGGCCTGATCGCGATCAACTTCCGCGACGAGGACGACGAGCTGATCGGGGCCGGCGTCGCGTCGGCGTCCGACGACCTGCTGCTGATCTCGAAGAAGGGCCAGGCCATCCGGTTCCCGGCTTCGGACGAGCAGCTGCGTCCGATGGGGCGGGCGACGTCCGGCGTGACGGGCATGAAGTTCCGCGCCGGCGACGAACTGCTGAGCATGTCCGTGATCGACGCCGACATGCCCGAGGACGACCGCTTCGTGTTCACCGTGACCGACGGTGGGTTCGCCAAGCGGACGGCCGTGAGCGAGTACCGCATGCAGGGCCGCGGCGGCCTGGGCATCAAGGCCATGAAGCTCAACGAGGACCGCGGGTCCCTGGTGGGCGGCCTGGTCGTCAGCGAGACCGACGAGGTCATCGCGATCAAGCAGTCCGGTCAGGTGATCCGCTCGTCCGTGCAGGACGTGCCGTCGAAGGGCCGCGACACCATGGGCGTGAAGTTCGTGGGGCTGTCCAACGGTGATTCCGTCACCGTGATCGCGCTCTACCCCGAGACCGCGGTGCTGGCCGAGGCCGCCGCCGAGGGTGAGGTCGTCGAGGGCTCGGTCGTGGGGGACGTCGTGGGCGACGTCGTGGAGGGGGAGGTCGTGGAAGCGTCCGACTCATCCGAGGGTGTGACGCCGATCGACGCCGAAGCGGCTACCGTTGACCCAGTCGTCAGCGAGGGCGACGATGAGGAGGACAGCGGTGACTGA